The genomic region GAGGAGATGGGCAAGAGCCCATGCTTGCCCCTATATGGGTCCACCAACGATTAAAACCTTAAAATCGTAGTAGGGCTAAAAAAACTAATAAGCAAAAGCAAAATATCGAAAAATTGCAGCTGCCAAGATTTAAACTATATTCTCTAGGAAGAGAACACATATCTAACTACTGCAACTTATATTGATTTATGTTGTAAAAAACACAAACTTTCTCCGTCTCAATAAATGATTCTTTATAACTCATTTTTTCGTCCATATTTATTTAAACTTAAATGATAATGAATATAGATATCATGCAAACTATATTTATATGTTACTTAATAAATGTATGATAAATCTAAcataaattatattttgaaaCGTAGTGAGTATTATAGAAACCATACACATACACGGGAAACTAGTAACAACAATGCAGTCTTGGTATGACGTGCGACTCAGATCTTTTGGTGTATGGAGCCACTTATGACATCATGTATAGGAACAAACAAGCTGATGTAGTACATAATACGTAAGTACGTACTTTACTATTCTGTCGCCAATATAAAACCAATTATTAATTATAGAAACAACAAAGCATGGAATAAATAAAGACCGTCTGAGTAGTCATGACGACTGATTAGGCCAAGGCTTCGGCAGCGAGGGCTGCTGCTCCGGCCTTGAGCTTCTTGGCGATGCCGGCGAAGTAGGTGCCCTGGTGTCTGGCCATGGCGAGCTCCACCTCGGTGGGCGTCCTGCTGCCATCGGCGCCGGCGAAGGTCCCAGCGCCATAGGGGCTGCCACCCCTGACCTGATCGATGCCGAACATGCCGGCGCCGAAGGTGTAACCCACGGGCACGAAGAGCATGCCGTGGTGCGCGAGCTGCGTGACGGCGGTGAGTGCGGTGGTCTCCTGCCCTCCGCCCTGCGTGCCTGTGCAGAGGAACACGCCCGCGGGCTTCCCCGCCAGCGCCTGGCCCTGCCACAGACCGCCTGTGGCGTCCAGGAACGCCTTCATCTGCGCCGCCATCATGCCGAACCGCGTGGGAAAGCCCAGCAGCACGGCGTCGGCGTCCGCCAGCTGCCGCGGAGAGATCACCGGGTGGTCCTCGCGCGCCGGCGCCGCGCCCATCTTCCCGAGCACCTCCTCCGGCAGCGTCTCTGCCACGCGCCAGACCGTGGCCTCCACGCCGGCCACCGCGTCCGCGCCCTTCTTGATCTCCTCCGCCAGCGCCGCCACGTGGCCCCATGTCGAGTAGTACCTGGTGGATGGTGTGTCACGGGCATAGCGTTGTCATTGTCAAGCATACTGTGGTCTGTGGTCGATGAAGTGCATGGGGCAGATGAAATAGATTTGCTCGAACATATCAAGTCTATAGTATCGAATTGCTTACACGATGTAGATCTTGGTGGCCATTGCTTTGCTTGACTTGTGATGTTCTGCACACAGCACACAGACACAGGACAGGAGCTTGTCCTCGATCTGCTTTGCGCTGAGGTCTGCTCTGATGTGGTGGTTGATTATTTGATTTATAGGGGGAGGGCATGGGCAGGAGGCAGCCGGAGAGAGGGGGGTGGTTTGACTTGGACCACAATGGTCGATGGCTGCCGGACCGTCGGCGACTGagtgtttgatttggtttgacaAGTTATTTCCAACGAAACAAAAGCTAACAAGTTAAGGCGCCAGACGCTGCCATGGCGTCATCCTGACATCGCGTCCAGACGCTCGTTTCATATGGTAGCAAATGGGAATGATAAGTTGAAGGCCCGTTTGGTTTGTGCCTTGCCTGCCAGGCAACGGATGTTACGGATCTCAGCCCTAGGCATTCGAAAACGTTGCCCGGTAACCAAACAGCCCTTAAACCTGATTACTAAAACCAGATCCACCAGCTGTGTAGGTTCAAGTCTTTGGCGTATTAAGGTATGTATAATCTAGATTCTATGTTGTGGTTCTTCGAACATTAAATTCACTTAAGAAAATTGTTCATACAGTTCAGTGTAACTAAGGGTCTTTGGTTCGCTGCCTAACTTGTCACATTTTGTCTAACTTTTttgtctaaggttagttcttcaattcaaaCAATTAACCTTAGCCAAAGTGTGGCGtaattagccacgaaccaaacaagcACTAAATCTTGTATCTTATTCACTAGATACTGTTCATTTATGTGGCTTATATAGGTACAATCCTATATTAAACTTAGAGAAACATGTTAGAGTCGTTCCTTCACCAAGGTATGTTTTGTGTTTTTTTACTCTTACCTCTTTAGATACTCTTAAAGATATAAGTCATTTATGTTGGTTGTACATGTGGTAGACTTAAAATTAACTTAAATTAGTTAAGCCTGTTTTAATGGAGCATAATAAGAGATCCAGGCGTACTTTATAATATGCATTTAAATGGTTTCAAAAATATAATATTAATCTAAATTAGAAATAAAATGGTTTATCTAAATGTCTTCTAAAGGTTCGCAATTCTGTTAGAAATTTATGtattttcagttttaatttaatccagaaaaaacAGTGCGATGTATAGGATGACATGCATGTGCATATGTGTATAACTACTCGCGTAAGCAGTAAACAATAATGAAGCATGCACAAAATATGAAGAATAAATTATACCCTGCACAAGGACCGATGCTTGAGGCGTCAGTCGTTCCAtttacacgagacatctcgtatgTTTGTTCG from Zea mays cultivar B73 chromosome 6, Zm-B73-REFERENCE-NAM-5.0, whole genome shotgun sequence harbors:
- the LOC103630047 gene encoding NAD(P)H dehydrogenase (quinone) FQR1, whose protein sequence is MATKIYIVYYSTWGHVAALAEEIKKGADAVAGVEATVWRVAETLPEEVLGKMGAAPAREDHPVISPRQLADADAVLLGFPTRFGMMAAQMKAFLDATGGLWQGQALAGKPAGVFLCTGTQGGGQETTALTAVTQLAHHGMLFVPVGYTFGAGMFGIDQVRGGSPYGAGTFAGADGSRTPTEVELAMARHQGTYFAGIAKKLKAGAAALAAEALA